The DNA window GTCTTGTGTGATTCCACTAACTGAAATCATATTAAAGTTAAATTTAGGAACATATAGAACATTTTTAAAAGTAATTTTGGAAGTCAGTTTAACTGTGCCCATGTGAGTGATTTCATGTTTCACACCATTAGGCTAAGAAACTTTAGAATGCATGTTATGAAATGTATCAAAAAGTGATGCATGACATACTATATGATCACTTGCTCCACTATCTATTAACCACTTATGCAAATTCTGTTTCTAATAAATGGCGAAGTTACCTTGAACAGATGCAACTGTTCCCACTTGAAATTGATTATGTATCCCTGAATTTTTATTTGCATCACCTCCTTGTTTCAATAAAGATAAGAGTTGCTAGTATTGACCCACTGTCAATTCCACTTTTGAGTTATGATTTTGCAAATTTGTAGTTGCACCATCAACATGATTGATTGATGCAATCCTACTGTTGTTGTTATTGTTTGTTCAACTCTGTCTTGATCTTTTATTGTTGGGATATCCTTGCACTTTATAGCACTTCTCTACTGTGTGATATATCATCTTGCATACCTTGCAGAATATCCCCTCTTTGTATGACTAGTAGAACTTGGAGTAATCATACTCTTTCTttgggttatttattaattataccttCGAAAGTATGCAAAATAACACTATAAATCAAGTTTATagaataaaaaaacacaataattgAGTGAATTTACAAATGTCATCAACTTACTTTTGGTACTTCTACTCCAACCAAGCATAGAAGACTTTGATACAATTTCCCGCAGTAACTCTGAATCAAATGGAGGCCTCCATTGCTAATGTATGTTATAGCCAAACCTAACAAAGACAGTGGAGAGATAGAATACAATAGAGGGATagataaacattaaaaaaaacacatacataCAAAACTGGAACCAACATAAAAAGATACTTGAACCATGCATACATAATCTGGAAATGCCTTAGGAAATTCACACTCTTTGTCCCCTTGTTTTTAGCCTTCTCCTTTTTTGTTGCCTCTTGCCAAAGGTTTCCACAAACCATTCATGTTTCGATGCCGTGACTTTGAGTCCGACGACAACTCCAACAACCAGTCCACTTGCATATCCAATCGCAACTATCATCCACAAAAGATATGCTAAAGAACCACCCGAGCTCTGATCATCTTCACCAATTGAAGGCGATGGAGGTGATTCCCCTGCATTTCAGCACAAGTTCGACAATGGCTTCCCGCAGAATCCCAAGTTGTCCTTGTATGAATTGTTCTCAAATGTAGCAAATTGTTTTCCTTGTGGTATAGGACCTATGAGTTGATTACAAGACACATTAAAGTATGAAAGGAATGTGAGTTGCACGAGCTCCACTGCAATCTGTCCTGAAAGCATGTTGTGTGAAGAATCCAACGATTCAAGCTCTGTGAGGTTTTCCATAGCAAATGGGATGTGGCCTGAGAGATTGTTATTGGAAAGGTTAAGGAAAATGAGTTTCTTCAAAGTTGTAACGGATTCCAGGATCTCCTCTTCAAATTTGTTGCTTGACAGATCAATCACTACAAAGACTTCTGGTATCTTTTCATAATCCATGGAGACACCTTTGTTAACCAAAGTTAGTTTATAATAGGAAAAGATACTAATATCGAGCAAATCTACAATTTCTGACATATACGAAAACTTATCATCTGATTTTCTCATGCCATTCCAATTCTGAAAGAACTTAGATGGTAGAATGCCTGTGAAACCATTGTAGGAGATGTCAATGATCCGCAACATGGAGAATTAAAGCATGTTGCAGGGCTTCCAACTATGCCAAATAATTTGTTAGATCTCAAGATGAGGACCCGCAGATTATGTAGAGCTCCCAACCAAAAGGGGAATGTGTCACTAATATGATTCTCACCAAGATTTAGAACCTCGAACATTGTATGATTGGCCAATGACCTCAGTAATGTTCCTCGCAGTGCATTATGACCTAATTTAATCATCCTCAACTTACTACCATTCGTTAATGTGTCGGGAATGGTTCCGCAGAAGAAGTTTTGTTCGAGATTTAAAATGTTTATATTGCTCTCCTTGTCAAACAAACATTGGGGAGCATGCCACTCAAGTTGTTGAATGACAAATCTAAGACATATAGGTGAGGTAGATTGCAGATTGTTGAAGAAATTTCTCCGCTGAAACTGTTGTTTGTGATGGTATACCCGAAAATGGAAGGCGGTGGTCTAGGGACTGGACCTTGGATCTTGTTACAATCTAGCACTAGGAATTTTAGATTACGAAGGCGCGATACCAATGCAGGTTGCTCAAAGCCAGTCAAACAATTGAAAGCAAGTCCAATAAACTCCAAAGTTTCCCTACTTATGTTCCATAACCAGCTCGGAATCTCGTCGCGGATTTTATTTCCACTGAGATTCAAGTACTCTAGTTTATCTTGGTACCTAAGGAAGTCAGGGAACTCCCTCAAGTTACACAAGCGAAGTCCTAGCATGTGCCATTTTCGAAGGGTAGCATTCACTGATATATAAAACCTTTCCATGTGTTGGAGGTTGAAAAATGGGTTTAGATTAACAAAGCCGCTCAAGTGATTTTCCCTCAAATAAATAGCTTCGAGATTCACAAGTTCTGAAATTTGATGAGGAAAAGGGTCGCGGAATTCATTATGACCAAGGTCTAAGATGGCTAACCGAGTGCGGTTTGTTAGCCAATGTGAAATTTGACCACTTAAATGGTTAGAGTTGAGTAGTAATAGATTGAGTTGAGTGAAGTTTTTGAGAGAGGGAGGGATTTCACCACTTATGTTGCAATTCTCAAGGTCCAACTGAAGGAATTCGGTTTGCTTTCCAAGCCAGGACAAGGACCCACAACTAACATTATCATTGCCTGACATTGAGAAAGAGGTAAGCTGTGTAAGGTTTGCCAATGCAGAAGGTATTTCGCCAAAGAAGTTATTGTCTTTGAGTTCGAGGAGGGTGATCTTGCTAAGATTACTGAGGGAAGATAGGATTGAGCCTATAAAGTTGCATTCAACAATACTCAATTCAGTCAAGGAATGAAGGTTTCCTATTGAAGAAGGCAATCCACCTgagaattttgtgtttggaagcGATAAAAACTTAAGAGGTGAGCCCCAGTGAAATTCAGGAAGGTGAGCAACAAGTTAGTCATTCAGCCCCACATCAAGATACTGCAGGTTTGGTAGTTCAAAAATTCCCATTGGAAATCTGCCAAACATGCCACAACTATAAAGACTAAGAGATGATAATGAAGACAAATTTACAACTTTTCCAGGGATTGCAGCAGATAAGTCTACAAAGTCAAGATACAGTTTCTCAATGTGGGTTAAATTTTGAACTAACCGCATCAGGTCAGGACTTGTGAGCTCTGAATTTCCATTCAAATCAAGAGATCTCAATCTACTCAACCCTGATATTTCTAATGGAATCTTACCATAGAATTCGGAGAATGAGAGATTGAGATAAGCTAGCCTTGGAAAACTACGAAACCCTGACGGGATTTGGGAGGAGTCGAAATCATTGTCCGCGAGATTAAGCCTTTGAAGATGGCCTAAACAGAAAAGGCTACTGCTAGAATTGATAGGACCATAGAGGCAACTGCTACTGAGGTCAAGGCTAATGACGCAGCCAGTCTGCTGATCACACACCACACCATCCCACAAGCAGCAGTCGTCTTGTTGATTCCATGATATTGTCTTTCCCACAAGCAGCAATCGTCTTGTTGATTCCATGATATTGTCTTTGGATAGGCAGAGGCATCCCAAGAAGCTGACTTGTCGACAACAAAGCTTCTCTTGAATTGGAGCAATGCCAAGCTTTCTTCATTGTGACAAAGGAGTGGTGTCATGTGCATTGGAAAAGCCAAGGTTAATAGCAAGAAAAGCAAGGCCATAAACCATAAGTGATACAATAATATTGAAGAAGCCATTGGATATGATGAGATGTTGAATAAAAGGGAGATATAAGCCAGCTACTTATAAGCGTACGACTAAGGCAACACTTGCTATCATTAATATGTGAAATTCTTCCACTTGGCaacaaaaaattttcaaagtctTCCACTAACCAAAATTTTTTCAAAGTCTACTACTAACCAAACAAATTTACAGTCTTCCTGTTAAGAAGTAATTTGTTATTAGTTTTAAGTATTAAGAAGATGCTTAGAAGGCGCAAAAAAGAGCCCTTAACCTGTTATTAGTTTTAAGTATTAGGAAAATGCTTAGAAGGCGCAAACAAGAGGCTTGGGCTTGATCTCCCTTATTAGTTCGAACTGGTTTGTTTTTATTAGGAATGTGCTTGCACACCGGCCTTGTCAAATTACACCCCGATTTATGTTGACTTATGTTTGAATCTTTGCTTTTTCAGGTATTGGTTCCCACATCCCACCCCTTCAACAAGAGACAAACATCAATTCAATAACTAATCAATTTAGGACTTAAGATTTTTTCAATTGCATTTTTGCATGTTGACGAATCAGTCAACATCGCGGTTGCCACCATCGCCACCACCAACAACAATACTATCAAAAACCCCTATTCCAATTAATATTGGATTTTTCAAAGCCTATCATCCAATAATAGTTCCTATTTTTAGGaccaaaaatggcccaagaAGAAGACCTAGATTCTGACAAGTTGTCACTTAGAAAGCTCAATGCTCAGGTGCATGCATTCACGCCACTCGAAACCCTACATCTTAGTCAGACCCACCTCCACACCAACATCTTCGGTATTTACgattttttgtattatttatggCTCTCAAAGGAATGAAGTTATGAAGTGCCACGCATGCAACCACAATAAAAACTTgagtttcataaaaaaaaaaaagaagactacATTGTACCCaaaattttcccttttttctgtCACTCCAAAAACATGTTCACCTAAACAAAGGTGCGCAGTATACAACACTTGATTTCTTTCGCTCCAATTTTAGTTTCACAAAATAATCACAAGACTCAGCAAATGTTGACGGTATTAATAATCAACTGTTGACACTTTCATATTACCGGTTAGTTCTTTTTGGTGTAACCTATTTCTTGGTGCATTTAAGCCTAATACAATCTATCAGAGACATTGATAAATTCTTTTAGTCAATGcaaccaaaaatataaatttctaGTATGATTCAGTTTTGCCTGATGAATGTTTTTTCTAACCAAAAAACTTTCATAAACTACATGCACAATTGGTCAAGCTATTACACTAAGGGAAAAAGAAGGTGAGGAGCACATTCTAGTTAATAGGACAAAGTATTTTAAGATTAATCAATGGAAATTAATTCTTAATTAGGCTTGTGGAAGGATTAATCAATGGTAAGAATTTGATGTCGGGTGGTAAGACGCAGAAAATCGAACACacaaaaatatagtacaaccctTGCACAAGTCTAGATTGACTAATAAACTAGGAATATGAGAAAATTCAGCTCTCGCTCAAAAGAGGACGTTTATTAATATCAAATTCAATTATCAATTACTCAAACAAAGAGTCTTAAAAACCTATTTATATCAGATTTACAGACCCCTTGATAAATCTaattaaatcataaattttcAATCGAAAAGATACTCGACACTTAAAAGATATTATTTGTTTAAAAGTAATAGACTTTCTAAAATACCCAACCAAAAACCGaaaagatattaaaaaaatagaaaaattaagtgCAAAGAATAAAAATACGTCCCAACATTCGTCTCTTGCACCTCTTGGCGCGGTAAGGCTATGCAATTTCATCAGAACTATATATAGTAGACGTGTAAGAAAAACAGTAATCAACATCAGACAACAACCCAGGATTCGAACCGTAATATTCTTGAAACTGTAGAGTATTGTATCTTGGTCAAGAAAGGAATATAAACAAAGATAGCGAGAGAAAATACCCTAgcgtataaaaaaaaaatctcatgttGTGAGAATATTTTTTTCCCAGCGTATACGCTGTCATTTACAGTGTGTTTGGTGATGGTATTACGCTGAGCATTTCCTCTAGGCATATAAGCTATGGGAATTATCTAACAAACACAACCTTACTATAATTGAAGTTTCAAAGTCTTACATTCACTCAAAGTGAAGTACATTATAATGAAGAAGCCATTTGATATGATGAGATGAAGAATAAAACGAAGATATAAGACAGCAATTTATAAGCGTACAACTAAGGAAACACTAATTACCATCGTTGGAATTTCAAAGTCTTCCATTCACTCAAAGTAAGGAATAAAACAGAGATATAAGCCAATCATGGCCATCATGGCTTATTCGACAGTTTTATGagattttttagtgatttttcattccaattttgttgtattcgaactaaatctactcatactcaccacgggacttgtagatcttattgttttcctttgatATGTCattacatcattatttttgataatttcaaTGGTAAGTTTCGTGgtttttttgttctgatttgGGATTTGCAGACTACAGGTGATATTTTATCTGTTTCGATTtcatttgatatctgtcataatgtaaTTTGTCTTACtaaatgttatttttcttattacAATGATatttgtctttaatgaaatgttatctgtttgaagtttcaaaataaCCAAAACATATCATAACATATCTGAAACAGatatatctgcagattcagatttgatttcagaagaatattgacagatacaaagcATAGATAATATCAGATATTGAAGATATAATATTGAAGATCTGTCTTTGTTGAAAGTGAAGGAAGAATAAGGAGTCCTGATCCCGATCTTAGTTGCaaggaggaaaaagaaaaaggaaaatggaaaaTGTCGATCTATGTAgcaagcaaaggaagaagagtcgaTTGAGGAAGAAGATAGAAGAAGCAGCAAAGATAGAAGAACAAGAGAGGCTTcgaaggaaggaagaagagaaacgctgaagaaagaagaacaaagaaagaaaaagaaaagaataacgTGTTTACAATAGGAAGGACATTTTAATTACTTAACAACATTTGtacttttttctaaagtttttccCGGTTTGTCCTTATTAGGATATAAATGTTGCTTTTTGTCCTCCTACCTAATTTCCCCAATAATATAAAGGGTGTCGATATttacacacaaatttggactcaatacacacattttttaaaaatactttaaatgaaattactttaaaaccTATATACTTTTTGCACTCATATTTTTTACTCAAtacaatacaattaaatttaacTTTGTAATCCTATTCTTTTAGTTAAATTTTTATACGAATGATCGTTCTCCTCTCACCTCCTATCTTCTCTTAGTCTTCCATCTTTCTCCCAATATTGGATATTCATGGATTACAAGAACAATATCATGATAGAGAATTCAATGTCTTCACCTAGTTACATTGAAGAAGAGAGGAAACTTgctgaaaattatgaaaaaaaaaaaacaagactaCATAGAATCTCGTAGAAAACAATGAAGAGAGCGATATTAAACAAAATTCCCCTATAAAGTAAgtgtataattttttattttaattgtgttaataTGATATTGGTAAACCCTTCCATGTTTGACGACGGAGGACATAAGATTTATTCTccaatatgaaaattttaaccatctttttatttttgagtgTGGTGTATATTTAGGAATTGATTGTTATCATGATTTGACATTCCCTTTGTTGTTTCACTGTAAAAAAAGGTATGCAAgattttattagaattttttccAATAATATGAAGTCTTTTGGTCTATTTCTccttaatataattcaataatatcaagTCTTTTGTGTCTATTTCTCCACTTTCTAAACTTAATCTacaaaattgattttgaaataactgtcaaaaatattttaatgattattAAAGGAATGAAGTTGAGATATATATGGAAGGAGAAAGGGTAGTTtaggatattaaatattatataattaatatgtatgaAAGGGTTTTTTAGGAAACTCAGTGTGTGTATTGAAAACCAACTAAGAGTGTTTTAAGTAATTGTGTGCGTTGAGTTCAATATCATATGCAAATATCGGCTCCCTAATATAAAAAGAAGTCAATAAAATGCTGGGCCTCAGACTTAACAAGCCCAAACTTAATAACTTCTAAAGAGTATGGGTATCCATTCGGTTTTCGGTGCAatttttaaccataaccgaaatctCCGAATCGATTcgattatgatattttagaatccataactgAACCATATAattcggataaccaaaccgaaataacaatatttttcggatcggattggatcggatcggttttcggtttttgaagaaattaaaaagtatgaataaatctcaaatagagtgagaaaatagctatgatcgactccaactccatagaacaaaatttgataaaaattaatgataatgataatacatatattatttcatcacaattaaagaaaaataaatttacaagaccgagagaaataacatgatcaagaaaaaagaaaagaaaaaatacatgaaaatgtctccccactttcactttagcaataatcaatcttaatttatatgaattttaaaatgataaggtcaccatgagtttcaactaatcaatcttaatttataatttgtgtaatgattaggttaattggtatctaaatttataatttgttatgaagatataatcagagttttaatCTAAACATTATAATGCATATAATGTTTGgacatttaaaaaatatatataataccatatatcatatatatatcataatgtttggatatttatataatatatattaatatttttttccttttttctgttATAATAGTAACctaaccgaaataaccataaccgaaaaaatatctaaaattttactaaaatcatGACCATATCTGAAACCGTAACCGAAAAACCTGaaccgaaaatcgaataaccacgtTTACGGATTggttgtggacacccctacTAAAGAGTAAAGATAACCTCCAGGCCCAATAATTAAACCAACAAGCTCAAAGATGGAGACCCATGAACAAGGCCTAACTTTTTAAGGTGGAGAACGACCAACTAAACAAGGGCGAGCGCGAGAGAGATGCTTCTGGAAGCCGTAGAACAAAAGGAGGATTGGGGAAGACATGTAATCTATCACATAGAATAAAAATTTAGCAATAAACTTCTTGCTCGTAGAAAGTAATCACAAGACTTTTGGATGGCTTAAGCAAAACTCCTCACAGCTATCAGCGTCGATGCACCTCTAACATCAGACACTGGACTCTACTCATCCTCGGCAGGCTCTCTGCTTGACACTAAACCAACTGAACAGATCAAATCAATTCTTTAGACAAACTAATTTGTGGCATAACTTGACACTTATAAATGGATGTGTGTAACTAATCAATAGCGATCCAAAAGAAAGTATGGTTTTCATCCTGATTGAAAATTAAAGTAACTTATTTACACTATTCATGCATATAGAGAATCTCTCTGTTTAGATACCCAGAAAACCAAGGAAACAAAGGAGAGAGAATAAACTCGAGGAGGATACCTTAACTTCTCGCCAATTCTTGTAGCTACTGTC is part of the Tripterygium wilfordii isolate XIE 37 chromosome 7, ASM1340144v1, whole genome shotgun sequence genome and encodes:
- the LOC120002625 gene encoding receptor-like protein 7, translated to MESTRRLLLVGKTISWNQQDDCCLWDGVVCDQQTGCVISLDLSSSCLYGPINSSSSLFCLGHLQRLNLADNDFDSSQIPSGFRSFPRLAYLNLSFSEFYGKIPLEISGLSRLRSLDLNGNSELTSPDLMRLVQNLTHIEKLYLDFVDLSAAIPGKVVNLSSLSSLSLYSCGSILSSLSNLSKITLLELKDNNFFGEIPSALANLTQLTSFSMSGNDNVSCGSLSWLGKQTEFLQLDLENCNISGEIPPSLKNFTQLNLLLLNSNHLSGQISHWLTNRTRLAILDLGHNEFRDPFPHQISELVNLEAIYLRENHLSGFVNLNPFFNLQHMERFYISVNATLRKWHMLGLRLCNLREFPDFLRYQDKLEYLNLSGNKIRDEIPSWLWNISRETLEFIGLAFNCLTGFEQPALVSRLRNLKFLVLDCNKIQGPVPRPPPSIFGYTITNNSFSGEISSTICNLPHLYVLDLSFNNLSGMLPNVCLTRRAI